One segment of Candidatus Manganitrophus noduliformans DNA contains the following:
- a CDS encoding 3-deoxy-D-manno-octulosonic acid transferase: MKRLLFGVYQAMILLLLPPLSLYLLRRLIGRPAYRDGVMQRLGRYPRDFFKAIEGRQVIWVHAVSVGEVISSELFIQSLRRRYPKAGIIFSTTTPTGQAAARQRLKGVDQFIYFPFDLPWVTRSVVERISPALFIFLETELWPNFLRTLSKKGIPSILINGRISERGFRRYRRVRFFLSSVLEEVSLFLMQTERDAEKIRTLGAPSDRVIRTGNMKYDQAASRGVPKEAGTLRTEIGLAPGERLMIAGSTHEGEEESVLDAYRIIADAIGPMKLLIAPRHLDRLGRVEELLIQRGMACVRKTALNRMRNEELGMRNERVILLDTLGELDQYYALADLVFVGGSLVPIGGHNVLEVAAHRRPVFFGPHMSNFKEIADQLKGSGGGMEVSGGKEMGLQMVWLMQHPDEMKKRGESAYQVVLANRGAVMRNLEQVARWLEN, from the coding sequence ATGAAAAGATTGCTCTTCGGGGTCTATCAGGCAATGATCTTGTTGTTGCTCCCCCCCCTCTCCCTCTATCTTCTCCGGCGTCTCATCGGCCGGCCGGCCTACCGTGACGGGGTGATGCAGCGCCTGGGACGGTATCCCCGCGATTTCTTCAAGGCGATCGAGGGGCGCCAGGTCATTTGGGTCCATGCCGTTTCGGTGGGCGAAGTGATCTCCTCGGAGCTTTTTATTCAATCGCTCCGCCGGCGGTATCCTAAAGCGGGAATTATTTTTTCGACGACGACGCCGACCGGCCAGGCGGCGGCCCGCCAGCGTTTGAAAGGGGTCGATCAGTTTATCTACTTCCCGTTTGATTTGCCCTGGGTGACCCGGTCGGTGGTCGAGCGGATTTCTCCGGCCCTTTTTATTTTCCTGGAGACGGAACTCTGGCCGAATTTTCTTCGGACCCTTTCGAAAAAAGGAATCCCTTCGATTCTGATCAACGGCCGGATCTCGGAGCGTGGATTCCGCCGCTATCGCCGGGTCCGTTTCTTTTTATCCTCCGTCCTGGAAGAGGTTTCTCTTTTTCTGATGCAGACGGAGCGGGATGCGGAAAAGATCCGGACGCTCGGGGCCCCCTCTGATCGGGTGATCCGGACGGGAAATATGAAATATGATCAAGCGGCGTCGCGAGGCGTGCCCAAAGAAGCGGGGACCTTGCGGACCGAGATCGGCCTCGCGCCGGGTGAGCGGCTGATGATCGCCGGGAGCACCCACGAGGGGGAAGAGGAATCGGTTCTCGATGCGTATCGGATCATCGCCGATGCGATCGGCCCGATGAAACTCCTGATCGCTCCCCGCCATCTGGACCGGCTCGGCCGGGTAGAGGAACTCCTGATCCAAAGAGGAATGGCTTGCGTCAGGAAGACGGCGCTGAATCGAATGAGGAATGAGGAATTAGGAATGAGGAATGAAAGGGTGATTCTTCTCGACACGCTGGGGGAGCTCGATCAATATTATGCCCTGGCCGATCTGGTTTTTGTCGGAGGGAGTCTGGTCCCGATCGGAGGGCATAATGTCCTCGAAGTCGCCGCCCATCGGAGGCCGGTTTTCTTTGGTCCGCACATGTCCAACTTTAAAGAGATCGCCGATCAGCTCAAAGGGTCGGGGGGGGGGATGGAGGTTTCCGGCGGAAAAGAGATGGGGCTGCAGATGGTCTGGCTGATGCAGCATCCCGACGAGATGAAGAAGCGGGGGGAGAGCGCGTATCAAGTCGTTCTGGCAAACCGGGGTGCGGTCATGCGAAACTTAGAGCAGGTTGCGCGGTGGCTCGAAAACTAA
- the lpxB gene encoding lipid-A-disaccharide synthase: MSDPSSKSPRVMIVAGEASGDLHGGALAEALLKKAPSLQLIGFGGSAMRRAGVEILFDVSRLGVVGIFEVLLHLRSVWEAYRLAVQTLRSGVDLLVLVDYPDFNLRLAKAAKRLGIPVVYYISPQIWAWRSGRIKTIAERVDLMLVLFPFEKEIYAKAGVPCEFVGHPLVDEAASVRLKYPSKTAYLEGIGFSPSGITVGILPGSRMREVSSLLPEMLQAMVSLSKDFPNLQLLIPVAPSLSKEWIADLARPYAIPIRCVEGEFQEVLRASEVVVVASGTATLQTALARTPMVIVYKVSPLTFWIARRLVRLKSFGLVNIVAGAPIVPELLQEGATAERIQAEVGRLLKEDGARERMKQALKEVADRLGAAGASSRAAGIILEKLK; encoded by the coding sequence ATGTCGGATCCCTCTTCCAAATCGCCCCGCGTGATGATCGTGGCCGGAGAGGCCTCCGGCGATCTGCACGGCGGCGCGCTGGCCGAAGCGCTCTTGAAGAAAGCGCCTTCGCTCCAACTGATCGGATTCGGCGGAAGCGCGATGCGGCGCGCCGGGGTCGAGATTCTCTTCGATGTCTCGCGACTCGGCGTCGTCGGGATTTTCGAAGTTCTCCTCCACCTAAGATCGGTCTGGGAAGCATATCGCCTCGCAGTTCAAACGCTCAGGAGCGGGGTCGATCTGCTGGTGCTGGTCGACTATCCCGACTTCAATCTCCGTCTGGCGAAAGCGGCCAAGCGGCTCGGCATCCCGGTGGTCTACTATATCAGCCCCCAAATTTGGGCATGGCGTTCCGGCCGGATCAAGACGATCGCCGAGCGGGTCGATCTGATGCTGGTCCTCTTCCCCTTCGAAAAGGAGATCTATGCGAAGGCGGGGGTCCCCTGTGAATTCGTCGGCCATCCGCTGGTCGATGAAGCGGCATCGGTTCGGTTGAAGTATCCGTCAAAAACGGCGTATCTTGAGGGGATCGGGTTTTCACCTTCCGGGATCACCGTCGGTATCCTCCCGGGGAGCCGGATGCGGGAGGTCTCTTCTCTTCTCCCCGAGATGCTCCAAGCGATGGTATCCTTATCTAAGGACTTTCCGAACCTTCAGCTGCTGATTCCGGTCGCCCCCTCGCTCTCGAAGGAGTGGATCGCCGATCTGGCGCGGCCCTACGCGATTCCGATCCGATGTGTCGAAGGGGAGTTCCAGGAGGTCTTGAGGGCGTCGGAGGTGGTCGTCGTCGCATCGGGGACCGCCACATTGCAGACGGCGCTGGCCCGGACGCCGATGGTGATCGTCTACAAGGTTTCGCCCCTTACGTTTTGGATCGCGCGGCGGTTGGTTCGTCTCAAATCGTTTGGTCTGGTCAATATCGTCGCCGGCGCGCCGATTGTGCCGGAGCTGCTTCAAGAGGGGGCGACTGCCGAGCGAATTCAAGCGGAGGTCGGCCGTCTGCTGAAGGAGGACGGCGCCCGTGAGCGGATGAAGCAGGCATTGAAAGAGGTCGCCGATCGCCTCGGCGCCGCCGGGGCGTCGAGCCGCGCCGCCGGGATCATCTTAGAGAAATTAAAATGA
- the msbA gene encoding lipid A export permease/ATP-binding protein MsbA: MKLYLRLLKFVKPHRWTLAAAFFCSAMVSLLTAAYAWLVQPVVNDVFIRKDGFMLKILPVAIILVALLKGLFNYGQAYLVRYVGSRIIAGIRKDLYRHIVLLPIGFHAKNATGKLMSRVINDVGIMQTAVSTVVKDLFQQSLTMVALTGVIFYQNWQLGLMAILAMPLATYPLIRVGRRLRKVARAGQEKIGDLTSILQETFSGIRIVKAFGREDFETERFDKKNMNYFKNVMRATSVSELTSPMMETLGSVGAAAIIWYGGYQVITGQMDAGAFFSFMTAAMLMYAPMKGLSSANNILQQALAAAERVFTILDQKNERELDPGRRLVPSLHGEIEFREVSFQYDGIRSAALSNISLKARPGEVIALVGSSGAGKTTLVNMIPRFYEPQGGTILIDGIPIQEINLGSLRSQIGIVSQEVVLFDDTVRWNIAYGLDHVSDEEIVRAAEAAYAHLFIGKMPKGYDTVLEKGGANLSGGERQRLAIARALLKNPPILILDEATSALDAESEFIVQKALVNLMKNRTTFVIAHRLSTVQRATCIIVVDQGRIVEMGRHEDLMQRDGPYRKVYQMQFLHTEGGESPDGEVIEPLSEGRNG, translated from the coding sequence ATGAAACTCTACCTTCGATTATTAAAATTTGTAAAGCCTCACCGTTGGACCCTGGCGGCGGCCTTCTTTTGCAGCGCGATGGTGTCGCTGCTCACGGCGGCCTACGCTTGGCTGGTGCAGCCGGTGGTGAACGATGTGTTCATTCGGAAGGACGGTTTCATGTTGAAGATTCTTCCGGTGGCGATCATCCTGGTCGCTCTCCTCAAAGGACTCTTCAATTACGGCCAAGCCTACCTGGTCCGTTACGTCGGGAGCAGAATCATCGCCGGTATCCGGAAAGATCTCTACCGTCACATCGTCCTTCTGCCGATCGGCTTCCATGCGAAAAATGCGACCGGAAAACTGATGTCTCGCGTCATCAATGATGTCGGCATCATGCAGACGGCCGTTTCGACCGTGGTCAAGGATCTTTTCCAACAATCGCTGACGATGGTTGCATTGACCGGGGTGATCTTCTATCAAAACTGGCAACTCGGCCTGATGGCGATCCTGGCGATGCCCTTGGCGACTTATCCCCTCATCCGGGTCGGAAGACGGCTTCGGAAGGTGGCCCGGGCGGGACAAGAGAAAATCGGCGACCTCACCAGCATTCTTCAGGAAACTTTTTCCGGCATCCGCATCGTCAAGGCGTTCGGGCGCGAAGATTTTGAGACCGAGCGTTTTGACAAGAAGAACATGAATTATTTTAAGAATGTCATGCGGGCGACCTCCGTCTCGGAGCTGACCAGCCCGATGATGGAAACGCTCGGAAGCGTCGGCGCGGCCGCCATCATCTGGTACGGCGGTTATCAAGTGATTACCGGTCAGATGGATGCGGGGGCGTTTTTCTCGTTTATGACCGCCGCCATGCTGATGTATGCCCCCATGAAAGGGCTGAGCTCGGCGAACAATATCCTACAGCAGGCGTTGGCTGCGGCGGAGCGGGTCTTTACGATCTTGGATCAAAAAAATGAGCGGGAGCTTGACCCCGGCCGCCGGTTGGTGCCGAGCCTGCATGGGGAGATTGAATTCAGGGAGGTCTCCTTTCAGTATGACGGCATCCGGTCGGCCGCCCTCTCGAACATCAGCCTGAAGGCCAGACCGGGAGAGGTGATCGCGCTGGTCGGGAGCAGCGGCGCCGGCAAGACGACGCTGGTGAATATGATCCCCCGATTTTATGAGCCTCAGGGGGGGACGATCCTGATCGACGGCATTCCGATTCAAGAGATCAACCTTGGCTCGCTTCGAAGCCAGATCGGAATTGTGAGCCAGGAGGTCGTCCTCTTTGACGACACCGTTCGATGGAACATCGCCTACGGCCTCGATCATGTCTCCGATGAGGAGATCGTCCGAGCGGCGGAGGCGGCTTACGCCCATCTCTTTATCGGAAAGATGCCGAAAGGGTACGATACCGTTTTGGAGAAAGGGGGGGCGAATCTCTCGGGCGGGGAGCGCCAGCGACTGGCCATTGCGCGGGCCCTTCTGAAGAATCCCCCGATTTTGATTCTGGATGAAGCGACCTCCGCGCTGGATGCCGAATCGGAGTTCATCGTTCAGAAGGCGCTCGTCAATTTAATGAAGAACCGGACCACGTTCGTCATCGCCCATCGTCTCTCGACCGTCCAACGGGCGACCTGTATTATCGTGGTCGATCAGGGGCGGATCGTCGAGATGGGCCGGCATGAGGATTTAATGCAGCGCGACGGCCCCTATCGAAAGGTATACCAGATGCAGTTTCTGCACACGGAAGGGGGAGAGTCGCCCGACGGAGAGGTCATCGAGCCTCTTTCCGAAGGGCGAAACGGATAA